The Crocosphaera sp. UHCC 0190 DNA segment TGCAATGGGTAAACTTTGATAAGTCTCTATTTGTTGAGGTTTAAGTAAATTCATTTTGGCAGCTATGTTGATAGCAGTAGGCCCTAATGGTTCATAAAATGCGATTGATCCTGTGGTAATTTCAAAGGCATTAATGGGAATTTGTTGACCCCCAGGAATCTCTTGATAGGTTAAATTATTAACAACAGTTCCATGAATATCTGCGGCAACAAAAACCACATTATTAATGTTATTATCTTTGATAAATTTAAGTATTTCTGTTCTTTCGGCGGCGTATCCTTCAAACCTATCAGAAGCAGCAGTTACCCCTAAATTTTGAATGGGTTCAGGAACCATGATAAACTTCCAAGTAATTCCTGCTTTTTCTGCCGCTAATAAATCATTTTTTAGGTCTTTAAGTTGTACTTTTCCTAACATAGTTCTTTGGGAATTAAAGGACGCTACTAAAAATTGGGCAACTTGGGCTTTATCTGTTGGATCTTGTATATTACGAAGGGCAGAATCTCGAAAAGAACGATTATCTAAGACAATAATGGCTGCATCTTTTCCATAGGTTTGAAAGCGATAGAGTTGTCGTTTATTCGCTGTTCTAGTATCACCTGTTACACCATAAAATTTATCTTCTAAGGGATGATATTCTTGAAATGCTTGCAATCCATTTTTATATAAACTACTTTCATTAATTAGGGTTCCTGGTTTATCTTTAAATCGAGGATCAGTCTTAACATCTGCACCTCCCGCAAAATCATTAATCACTTCATGATCATCAATAGTCGCTAAAATTGAAGTAGTTTCTCTCACTTTTTCCCAACTATTTACCCCAAACCTTGTGCCATAAACTTCACCATATTTTAAGCGAAATTCTTCTAAACTTTCTGCATTAGGTTTAGATAAAGCAAGAGAAGGATAATCAGCATAAATTGTATCTCCATGCAAGATAAAAACCGATAAATTCCTATTAGGAATATTCTCAATAGAAGGATAGGGACTTAATTCCCCTCGATTATCTCCAGACACCCCAAACCTTAACCCTTGATAACTATTTTGATCCGCAGCAGTAATTAATTTTCCTTTGTTAGTTACTTGCTTAGAATCTGTGACTCGATAATAATATTGTGTCCCTGATTTTAGTTGAGTAATTTTTACTTTTACAGGTATTTTAGCATCAGTTATTTTAGCGGTTATTTTTCCTGTAATTAATTGAAAATTAGGATCAGTAGAATATTCAAAAATGATGTCCCCAAGATTATCACTCTGTCCCCATAAAACCGTTGACTGTTGTGTGGTATCTCCACTAGCAATATTAATCATTCAAACTTTGTCCAAAATTGTGAGCAAACAAACTATATTCTATAATTTCAAGGATAACCTTTTAAGCCACTAAGCAATAAAACTTTAATTTTCTTATAAAAATCTCATAATGTTTCCCATAAACTGCTATATTAAATAATTCATGAGTTTAAATCGAGGTTAATTCCTTGCAAAAACTACTTCGTATTGCCAGCATTATCGACAGTATCAACGAATGGATAGGCCGACTCAGTTATTGGTTAGTATTATGGATGGTATTAATTGGGGTTTGGAATGTCGTTGGACGATATTTGGGCAGATTTCTTGGTGCAAGTTTAACCTCTAATGGATTAATTGAGATGCAATGGTATTTGTTTGATCTAGTTTTCCTTTTAGGGGCAGCTTATACTCTCAAACATGATGAACACGTTAGAGTTGATTTATTGTATAAAGATTGGTCGGTAAAACGCAAAGCATTAGTTAATTTTATTGGTGTTTTTATCTTTTTAATTCCCTTTTGTTTGATGATTATTTTTTATTCTTGGGGAACTATTATCAACTCTTGGAACAGTTGGGAAATGTCCCCTGATCCTGGCGGTTTGCCTCGTTATCCCATTAAATCTATGATTATTGTCAGTTATATTTTACTGATAATTCAAGGCCTTGCTGAAGCCATTAAAAATTGGGCTATTTTTACTGAACAATTAACCCCCCAGGAGGAACACCATGACCCTAGCTTATGAATGGTTAGGCCCTTTTATGTTTTTGGGGGCTTTAATTTTACTTTCCTTTGGTTATCCTGTTGCCTTTTCTTTGGGTGGTGTATCCATTCTTTTTGCCATAATAGGTGTGGTTTTAGGAGTATTTGATCCCGTTTTTTTAAGTGCCTTACCCAGTCGAATTTTTGGCATTATGGGAAACTATACCCTCTTAGCAATTCCCTATTTTATCTTTTTGGGTTCAATGCTAGAAAAAACAGGCATTGCAGAAAGATTATTATTAACCATGGGAATTCTATTTGGTAAACTCAGGGGTGGACTTGCTTTAGCAGTTGTATTTGTGGGGGCATTACTAGCAGCAACTACCGGAGTTGTAGCGGCAACAGTTGTGGCTATGGGGTTAATTTCGCTGCCTATTATGTTACGTTATGGCTATAACAAAGAATTAGCTGCGGGGGTCATCATGGCATCAGGAACCCTCGGACAATTAATTCCTCCTAGTGTTGTTTTAGTCGTATTAGCAGATCAATTGGGTATTCCCGTTGGCGATTTATTTATCGGTGCAATTATTCCAGGATTAATGATGGCTGGAGTGTTTGCCCTTCATGTTATTATTGTGGCATTTTTACGGCCAGATGTGGCTCCTGCTTTGCCCCCAGAGGAGAGAAATATCGGCAAAAAAGCCTTAATGAAACAAGTCTTACAAGCGATGTTTCCTCCCTTATTATTAGTTTTATTAGTGTTAGGAAGTATTTTTTTTGGCATTGCAACTCCGACAGAAGCAGGAGCCGTCGGGGCTTTAGGAACGATGATTTTAGCCGCATTTAATAAACAGTTAAGTTGGGCATCAGTTAAACAAGTTTGTGATGCAACCCTACGAATTACCACTATGGTCATTTTTATTTTATTTGGTTCCACGGCCTTTAGTTTGGTATTTCGAGGATTAAATGGAGATCACTTTATGTTGGATGTTTTAACCAACCTTCCTGGGGGAAAATATGGGTTTTTAGCAGTTAGTATGTTAACCATTTTCTTTTTGGGTTTCTTTATTGATTTCTTTGAAATTGCTTTTATTGTTATTCCAATTTTTAGGCCCGTTGCTGAAACATTAGGAATAGATTTACTGTGGTATGCAGTAATCATTGGGACCAATTTACAAACATCCTTTCTAACCCCGCCCTTTGGATTTGCACTCTTTTATTTAAGAGGTGTTGCCCCACCAGAATTAAAAACTGAAGATATTTATCGCGGGGCAATTCCTTTTATTTTGTTGCAAGTTTTAGTGCTGGCGTTAATCATTATTTTCCCTCCTTTAGTCAGTTTCTTGCCTTCTTTAAGTACCGCAGGACAATAATTGTAGTATTCTATTGACACTAAATGCTGCTTATACTGCCAAAGGTTTCAGAAAATGCTAGTTTAGTAAATATTCTCTACAGAGAAAACGCTAAACTCCGAACAATGGTGACTAAAAAGCGTCTCTTGTATTGAAGTTGCCTATTCCAAATCGCTAAGGAAACATTATTTTATGTATAAATCCATTTTAGTGGGAGGAGTGATGACTATTGTTGGGTTGTCAGTGCCAACAACCGTCATGGCTCAATTTCAAGTTCCCTTATCATCAACGGTAGAATCCTCCCAAGCTTCACAACCAGCAGTAAGTCCCTTAGAATTGCAACAATTTGTCCAAGTAATTAAGCAATTCCAAAAAATTGAGATGCAAACTCAACAACAAATGGCCAAAGCTATCGGTAAAGAAGGATTAACCCCCCAAAGATTTGTCGAAATTAATGAAAGTCAAAGAAATCGTAATCCCCAGGCGAATGTATCTTCTGATGAGTTAGACAAATTTAAAAAAGCTGTTGTTAAAGTTAACGAAATCATGAACGCATCGGAAACAAAGCGACAACGTACCGTAGAAACCCAAGGATTAGAGCTTAAGCGGTTTCTAGAAATAGAGTCCACGATTTCCCAAAATAAAGCCTTACAAGCGAGAGTACAGCAAATGTTAGAAAATTAATACCGTTGGTATAGAGACGTTATAGATAACGTCTCTACCTAATTAATTAAACGATTTATTCCTCAACAGCAACAGCTTCTGGTGCTTCTGCTTCCACTTTAGCTTCTACAGGTGCTTCTACAGGTGCTTCCACTTTAGCTTCTACAGGGGCTTGTACAGGGGCTTGTACAGATGCTTGTACAGGTGCTTGTACAGGGGCTTCTTCTTCTGGTGCTTCTTCTTCTGTCGTGTCTGAAGCCACTGTATCTAACTTAATTGTTAGATAACGCATGACTTCTTCCCCTAAACGCATCATTCTTTCTAAGGGCGCAATTTGTGTCCCATCTGCTTGATAGTTCATTTGAACGTAAATGCCATCAACCTTTTTTTGAATGGGATAAGCAAGACGACGTTTTCCCCAAATCTTGGTTTGAAGGTCTGTGGCGTTATTTTCAGTTAAAAATTCCTGATATTTGCTCACTTCTTGTTTAACCTGCTCTTCCGACAAATCAGGACGCAGGATATAAATCATTTCGTAATATTGACTCATTGAGTTAAACTCCTTATGGACAGGTTGGCTTCTTAATTGGTCATCACATAGACCTTGAGAAGCAAGGATCATGGAAACTAATCAAGACAGGAAGATGTCTTGGGAACAGATTCCTTTAAAATCATACTACGACGGCATGACTAATTGCTACTATATGGGATGGCATATAGTAGAAGTCAGAAGTTTGAAGTCAGAAGTCAGAAGTAAAACCCTTATGGGTAGTGGTTTTAAACCTAATGCTTTGTACCTCATTCAACTGCACACCGCTATATTCGTCTTTTCTTAACCTAACTGACTGCTCAATCTTATGGCGCAACGCTACGTTCGAGTAAAAACAACTCAAGGAAACATTCATTACGGCTCCCTTAATCTTAACCGCAGTGTCGCGGTTTTTGATGCTGCTCCTTGGGAGGGAGGACAACCGAGTGGAGTGGTTTTAAAAGCAGATACCTACGATTTCTTAGCTCCTTGCGCTCCCTCTAAAATTGTTGCGGTGGGCAGAAATTATCGGGCCCATGCTGCTGAGTTAGGTAATACTGTCCCAGAGGAACCATTATTATTTCTGAAACCCCCTTCCACTCTTATCGGGGAAGGACAAACCATTTATTATCCCGTACAGTCTCAACGAGTAGATTATGAGGGGGAACTTGCTTTAATTATTGGGGAAACGACAAAAGATTGCTCACCCCAAGACGCTCGCTACAAAATTTGGGGCTATACTATCGCTAATGATGTTACAGCCCGTGATTTACAGCAAAAAGATAGTCAGTGGACAAGAGCAAAAGGATTTGATAGTTTTTGTCCTTTGGGGCCTTGGGTGATTCGAGAATTAAGTGCTGGAGCGAAAATTCAAACTTTTATTAACAATGAATCTGAACCAAGACAATCCGCTTTGGTTCAAGATATGGTATTTTCCCCTCAAGCTCTTGTTTCTTATATTTCTCATATTATGACTTTGCTGCCTGGGGATGTGGTTTTAACAGGGACACCTGAAGGTGTGGGGCCGCTTCAGGTAGGGGATATCGTTAGGATTGAAATTGAAGGTATTGGTAGTCTAGAAAACTCTATCATGGCAGTGGTTGAACCGTCTTAACCTACCAACGCACCTGAGAATAGGCGGCCTCAGAAATCGTAGGAATTTCCGCATAGCGTCCTAATGCTGATTGAATCATGGAAAAATAGGACGCAGCTAGTCCCCCCAAGAAAATGACATTAAATAGGGTTTCCATGAGAATATTATTTAACCCTAATGCTGGGATGAGAACCCATTGCATTACCAAGTCTAATAGGGCTAAAAGAATTCCAATCAGAATGGATTGCATGGCATTATAACGGATAAAATGGCTGACTCTTTCGTTACGGACAACGGCCAAAAATAAAATCATAAACAGGATAAAGCTGCCAAACTGCCCAAAAAACTGTCCAAAAACCCCGTAAATAAAGCCAATAGGAACCGCAGGAATGAGCAGAAAATTGAACACGGGAAACTGATTTAATAAGAAACTGCCAAAAGACAAGGTGTCAAAAATGGCAAAACAATAGACTAATGTTCCAAAAATACGGTCTGTAATACCGATAGACCCACGCCACGTCATTGTTTATTGCTCCTTTACAAAATTATTACGGGCTATTCTTACAATGTACAACATTTGTTAGATTACGGTTAAGCTGTTGTGCATTTTACTTATTATTGATCACTTTAAATCTAATAATCCTTGTCCTTTCAGTTTTGGATTAAAGCGTATTTCCATTTGATTACCTCTATTTTTTAAAGTTTCTATGATTTCTGCTTCAACTCTTCTAGCAACTTGTTTTAAGAGTTTAGTTTGAGTCAGTTCATCGCTTTTATTATAGGTTTCTTTTTCTTCTGCTGTCATCCCAGGTTTAGCATCAATAGGTTGAGTCCAAGCAGCTTGATTTTTCTCATTATTGACACCCAAATCGCCGTTTTCTGCAATCCAATTATTTTTTATTTCTTCTAAAATGGTGCGACTGGGACGAGTAATAGTCTGAACTTTTAGCCAATAACAATAATTAGGTTGACGGATTAGATGCTGTTTTAAACTAGAATAAATATCACGGGAATAGCCAACAAATTTTAGGTTTTTTTCTTGATCAAAAATACTATAAACCCCAATTTTTCCCTGTAAATCTTCAGCAATTAGTCCATTTTTATCAAGATAGGGTAAGTATTCTAGGCTGTTGAGGGTGGGGATTTCAGTGTGAGTTGTCATAGGAAATAGTGAAGAAAATAATTAGAATTTTTAAGAGAAAATCATTTTATTTTACGATAAATAGCACAAAGACGACTGGGATTAAAAATCTTTGCCTTAAACATAAAATTAGGGGGAACATTAACAATAATGTAATCATCAGACTTGTAATACATTTCAAATTCTGGAGGCATTCCTTTGGGAGTTTGGATACTATAAGGAACAGGTTGAAACAAAAGTTCAGTAAATTCGAGGGAGGTTTCGGAGAATTGTTGACTAATTTGCTGAATAAAGTCTGAATTAGTTAATAAATTAAACAGGGTTTCTTTTGCTTCTGGGGTAAGGGTAAAACTAGCATCAAAGTTTTCAACAATTTTTAAACCCATTATTCTCAAGAGATTCAATATTAAGGAACTTTAGTTATCATACATGAAAACCATGAACCGATTACAAGCATTATGACTGATTTTGTAATGAGACTTAACATTATCTCGCTCTAGAGACGCTAGAAGTTGTCTAAAACGTCTCTATTTATCATCATTTCTTAAGTTAATTCATTAACTTTTGTGGGTTTCTGGATAAGTGGGAAAATCAATATAACCTTCTGCACCAAAAGAATACCAGTCTTTCATCTCAGCAGGAGGATTTAATGGCCAATTATTCGCAAATCTTTCCACTAAATCAGGGTTACTAATATAAGGTCTTCCAAAGGCAATTAAATCAGCATTGTCTGCTTTAATTGTTGCCTCAGCACTATCTTGACTATAACCACAATTTCCCATTAATGGGCCATCAAATACTTCTCGAAACTCCCTTAATGTCATGGGTTCTCCTAATTGATGAAAGCCAAATTCTAAGCCATCAACAATATGAAGATAACCCAATCCATAACGATTTAATTGTTGAGCAACATAGATAAATAATTCCCGATATTCAGGGGAACCCATATCATTAAAATTACCATTAGGAGACAATCTTACAGCAACTTTTTCGGGAGAAAATACTGTCAAAATTGCTTCAACAATTTCTTGTAAAAAGCGATAACGATTTTCTATCCTTCCTCCATATTTATCAGTACGTTGATTAGTTTTTGATTGTAAAAATTGGTCGATTAAATAACCATTAGCTCCATGAATTTCAATGCCATCAAAACCCGCTTTTTTAGCCCTTTCAGCACCTAAGCGATAGTCTTCAATAATGCGGGGAATTTCTTCTATTTCTAAAGCGCGAGGGGTTTCATAAGCTTGTTTACCAATAGGTGTATGAATATATTCACCATTCAGTTTAATTGCAGAGGCAGAAACAGGTAATTGATTGTTTTCTTGGAAACTGCTATGAGAAGCTCTTCCACAGTGCCAAAGTTGTAAAAAAACAGGAGTTTCTGTTTGATGAAGTGCCTTAGTTATCTGTTTCCAAGCTTCAGTTTGTTCTTCTGAATAAATCCCTGGACTTTGTACCCACCCACAACCTTGTTGAGAAATAACAGTTGCTTCCGTAATAATTAATCCGGCAGAGGCTCTTTGGGTATAATATTGAGTCATCAGGGCATTAGGCATCCTTTCTACTCCTGCTCTAGCACGGGTTAAAGGAGCCATAATTACACGGTTTTTTAGGGTCAAATCCCCTAATTTAAAGGAACTTAATAGGGTGGGTGAGGTTGTGGTATCCATATCTTATTTCGTGAATTAATTTAGTAAACATTTTAAACTAATTGGGGACAATGAATTAAAGAATATTTGAGATATTCAGTCCTTCAAACTCCCTCAAGATTAAGAATAAGTTATGATTGATTATTGATGAACTTTCTATGATTTATTTCTCAATTAAGCAGCATTATATTAGGATTCATTGTTGATGGTTGACCGTTGACGGATAACTGTTCACGATTCACGGTATAATAGGAAAACACCGATAAACCAAAGCCCCTGGAGAGGTGGCAGAGTGGTTGAATGCGGCAGTCTCGAAAACTGCTTTGTCGCAAGGCAACGAGGGTTCGAATCCCTCCCTCTCCGCTTTTTAGAAGTCAGAAGTCGTAGGGGCTTAATATTATTAAGCCCCTACAGGTTGTTGAGTAAACTTAAGAAATCCTATATATATTTAATGAGTCCATATAAAATAATTATTCCTAATAAAAGAGAAGACATTAATAAAGGCAGAACATTAAACATTCCCAAAATAATTAAAATTAATCCTAACCCATCAGCCCATAAAATAGTCAGCCGTTGAGATATTCCCCAAGATTGAATCATTATTTCTGCTGAGGGTTCGAGTTGAATTTTAGCAAATAAGTTAAAGAAAATTAAACTAACTAAAATAACGATAGCCCCCCAATATAGGGAAAAAAAAGCAAGATAAAAACCCAATAACTCTATAATTATCGTCACCATAGTAACGATAAAAAAAATATCAAGGCGATGATCTTGACATTTTTCTTTAACAATTCTAATATTTTCTAGGTCTACAACAGCCATTCTAGCTTGTTCTAAACACATCAAAAAAAGGGTAAGGGCTAATAATTGATGACTCAAAGGATTATTGAAAATTTGCCAAAGAATACCTAAACTTGCCGGAAAAAACAACAAAAACATCAATGATCTATGGTTAAACAAGGAAGAAAAAATAAATGAATTGTGTTGATTTTGCATGAATTTTAATCTGCGCTGACTTCTTTAAGGGCTTAATATTATCAAGCCCCTACTGACTTTTGACTTATTTAATCATCCATTTGCCAAGCTTCTAAAAGATTATTTTCATCAAAAATCTTCTTGGGACGTAACACAATAATCAGTTGACCCAATAAAGGAATGGATGGTTGTTCAGGAAACCATTGAAAGGTCAATTCTCCCTCATCTTCCACCAAAAAATAACTGTTATCATCCCAATCAGTTATGGCCAGATCAATTAATACTAAAACCTCCTCTGGTTTCCCTGGAATAGACTGAGGTAAGCGATCGCTTGAGGTAAAAATAGCGACAGGATTAACCGATTTTAAGACTGCCTGCCACCCTGGAAGGGGAACGATTGATCCTTCCCCAGAATAGGACACAGAATTAAAAGGCCCCACCTTGTCCAATGGCCTCACCCCTTCCACATCATTTTTGCTCAAGGGAAGGGTTCCCACCAGGGGAACGATGCAAGACATCTCTTGTTGCTCTTCCAAGCGGTAGAGGGGCATTAATGGTGCGCTACGCTGAGGAATTGCAGTGAAGTCCGTAAGCAATTTTTCAATCGCTTCCCTGGCTGTCATTGAATGGGCAAATTTTAACCCTTTGGCGATCAAACGGGTACGATCTTGGAGATCCTTTTTTTGTTTCCCTTGTTTCCAACATTGATAGGCGATCGCGTCCCCAGGATGAAGAGTAAAATTAGGGGGAAGTTGAGGCAGACGGGAAAAGGTTTGAAAGGTTTTGGCCACCTCTTTCGTATCAAGATAATCCAAACCCTTATCTTTTGCTAATTGGGCCACGATAGCTCGCTGTTCTTGGTTGAGAATGCGTAATTCGTAGAGAACATCACTTTTAGGGCCTCGATAATAAGTTAGCAGGTCTTCCGATACTTTCGATGTGACCAAACTTTCGTAAACTTGGGCCGCGACAATAATTAAGTTTTGCTGACTTGCTTGAAACCCCGTTTGTTCAAAGAGGGTTTGACTGTTATATCCTGCTTGTTGTAGCTGATGACAGGTTTTCCCCCAGTCTACCCAGGTTCCCTCTTTATGGAGGAGCGATCGCAACAGTTGATTAGCTTCTTCTTCGGAAATTTGGTTAGATGTCTCTTGGGGCTGATCGTTCATCAATTATGTCAAAGGTAATACTGCCTAATTTATATTACTCAAAGTTATCACAAGCTTGAGTAATCTTAAGCCATGATTAATGATAACGCGATACACTAAAGGATATGGAAACAATCTATTGACCGCTATAGATGCCTTGGAAACGCTTAATTTTCTTACATGACTAAACTAGCAGCTTCAAACCCACGCCAAGCCCCACGACAACGCATGAAATCATCTCACTTACCTAGTGATAGCGCCCTCGGACTTGTTTCAACTAAGAGCTTCCCTGCCATTGTGGGAACCGCAGATATGATGCTTAAGTCGGCAGACGTAACCTTAGTTGGCTATGAAAAAATTGGCAGTGGCTACTGTACCGCTGTGATCCGAGGAAAGGTGGCTAATGTTCGTCTTGCCGTTGAAGAAGGGGCAAAAACAGCAGAAAAGTTTGGTCAACTCCTTTCTAAGTTGGTTATTCCCCGTCCC contains these protein-coding regions:
- a CDS encoding alkaline phosphatase D family protein, with the protein product MINIASGDTTQQSTVLWGQSDNLGDIIFEYSTDPNFQLITGKITAKITDAKIPVKVKITQLKSGTQYYYRVTDSKQVTNKGKLITAADQNSYQGLRFGVSGDNRGELSPYPSIENIPNRNLSVFILHGDTIYADYPSLALSKPNAESLEEFRLKYGEVYGTRFGVNSWEKVRETTSILATIDDHEVINDFAGGADVKTDPRFKDKPGTLINESSLYKNGLQAFQEYHPLEDKFYGVTGDTRTANKRQLYRFQTYGKDAAIIVLDNRSFRDSALRNIQDPTDKAQVAQFLVASFNSQRTMLGKVQLKDLKNDLLAAEKAGITWKFIMVPEPIQNLGVTAASDRFEGYAAERTEILKFIKDNNINNVVFVAADIHGTVVNNLTYQEIPGGQQIPINAFEITTGSIAFYEPLGPTAINIAAKMNLLKPQQIETYQSLPIAQKEAFVKQLLNQQIIPLGYDPVGLDYNLPIADGLINAKLLSGNYTATHTFGWTEFEIDRVTQKLTVTTYGINPYSQAEIEKNTPEILNQKPEIVSQFEVTPSNDKVQQNSLILGITMIVLFLIILGVKNIKQIFN
- a CDS encoding TRAP transporter small permease subunit — protein: MQKLLRIASIIDSINEWIGRLSYWLVLWMVLIGVWNVVGRYLGRFLGASLTSNGLIEMQWYLFDLVFLLGAAYTLKHDEHVRVDLLYKDWSVKRKALVNFIGVFIFLIPFCLMIIFYSWGTIINSWNSWEMSPDPGGLPRYPIKSMIIVSYILLIIQGLAEAIKNWAIFTEQLTPQEEHHDPSL
- a CDS encoding TRAP transporter large permease subunit, with translation MTLAYEWLGPFMFLGALILLSFGYPVAFSLGGVSILFAIIGVVLGVFDPVFLSALPSRIFGIMGNYTLLAIPYFIFLGSMLEKTGIAERLLLTMGILFGKLRGGLALAVVFVGALLAATTGVVAATVVAMGLISLPIMLRYGYNKELAAGVIMASGTLGQLIPPSVVLVVLADQLGIPVGDLFIGAIIPGLMMAGVFALHVIIVAFLRPDVAPALPPEERNIGKKALMKQVLQAMFPPLLLVLLVLGSIFFGIATPTEAGAVGALGTMILAAFNKQLSWASVKQVCDATLRITTMVIFILFGSTAFSLVFRGLNGDHFMLDVLTNLPGGKYGFLAVSMLTIFFLGFFIDFFEIAFIVIPIFRPVAETLGIDLLWYAVIIGTNLQTSFLTPPFGFALFYLRGVAPPELKTEDIYRGAIPFILLQVLVLALIIIFPPLVSFLPSLSTAGQ
- a CDS encoding DUF4168 domain-containing protein; the protein is MYKSILVGGVMTIVGLSVPTTVMAQFQVPLSSTVESSQASQPAVSPLELQQFVQVIKQFQKIEMQTQQQMAKAIGKEGLTPQRFVEINESQRNRNPQANVSSDELDKFKKAVVKVNEIMNASETKRQRTVETQGLELKRFLEIESTISQNKALQARVQQMLEN
- a CDS encoding fumarylacetoacetate hydrolase family protein produces the protein MAQRYVRVKTTQGNIHYGSLNLNRSVAVFDAAPWEGGQPSGVVLKADTYDFLAPCAPSKIVAVGRNYRAHAAELGNTVPEEPLLFLKPPSTLIGEGQTIYYPVQSQRVDYEGELALIIGETTKDCSPQDARYKIWGYTIANDVTARDLQQKDSQWTRAKGFDSFCPLGPWVIRELSAGAKIQTFINNESEPRQSALVQDMVFSPQALVSYISHIMTLLPGDVVLTGTPEGVGPLQVGDIVRIEIEGIGSLENSIMAVVEPS
- a CDS encoding Tic20 family protein, translating into MTWRGSIGITDRIFGTLVYCFAIFDTLSFGSFLLNQFPVFNFLLIPAVPIGFIYGVFGQFFGQFGSFILFMILFLAVVRNERVSHFIRYNAMQSILIGILLALLDLVMQWVLIPALGLNNILMETLFNVIFLGGLAASYFSMIQSALGRYAEIPTISEAAYSQVRW
- a CDS encoding GIY-YIG nuclease family protein → MTTHTEIPTLNSLEYLPYLDKNGLIAEDLQGKIGVYSIFDQEKNLKFVGYSRDIYSSLKQHLIRQPNYCYWLKVQTITRPSRTILEEIKNNWIAENGDLGVNNEKNQAAWTQPIDAKPGMTAEEKETYNKSDELTQTKLLKQVARRVEAEIIETLKNRGNQMEIRFNPKLKGQGLLDLK
- a CDS encoding alkene reductase, with amino-acid sequence MDTTTSPTLLSSFKLGDLTLKNRVIMAPLTRARAGVERMPNALMTQYYTQRASAGLIITEATVISQQGCGWVQSPGIYSEEQTEAWKQITKALHQTETPVFLQLWHCGRASHSSFQENNQLPVSASAIKLNGEYIHTPIGKQAYETPRALEIEEIPRIIEDYRLGAERAKKAGFDGIEIHGANGYLIDQFLQSKTNQRTDKYGGRIENRYRFLQEIVEAILTVFSPEKVAVRLSPNGNFNDMGSPEYRELFIYVAQQLNRYGLGYLHIVDGLEFGFHQLGEPMTLREFREVFDGPLMGNCGYSQDSAEATIKADNADLIAFGRPYISNPDLVERFANNWPLNPPAEMKDWYSFGAEGYIDFPTYPETHKS
- a CDS encoding RuBisCO accumulation factor 1, with the translated sequence MNDQPQETSNQISEEEANQLLRSLLHKEGTWVDWGKTCHQLQQAGYNSQTLFEQTGFQASQQNLIIVAAQVYESLVTSKVSEDLLTYYRGPKSDVLYELRILNQEQRAIVAQLAKDKGLDYLDTKEVAKTFQTFSRLPQLPPNFTLHPGDAIAYQCWKQGKQKKDLQDRTRLIAKGLKFAHSMTAREAIEKLLTDFTAIPQRSAPLMPLYRLEEQQEMSCIVPLVGTLPLSKNDVEGVRPLDKVGPFNSVSYSGEGSIVPLPGWQAVLKSVNPVAIFTSSDRLPQSIPGKPEEVLVLIDLAITDWDDNSYFLVEDEGELTFQWFPEQPSIPLLGQLIIVLRPKKIFDENNLLEAWQMDD